The Xiphophorus couchianus chromosome 14, X_couchianus-1.0, whole genome shotgun sequence genome includes a region encoding these proteins:
- the LOC114157177 gene encoding GTPase IMAP family member 7-like: protein MADTLRIVLLGKTGCGKSSLANTILGKDVFEVKNFTSSAVTHCQSETQRVHGRSLTVVDTPGFFHSGLSEKEQKREIKRCTSACAPGPHAFLIVLKVEKFTEQERQVVRIVQECFSAEAFKYSAVVFTHGDQLAEGTKIEEFIRKNQQLKDLVDKCGGRCHVVDNKYWKNKQDEVRNNQFQVEQLLNAVGKMVTENHGGWYSTKMLQDWQKQNQQPVVHRLLQTVIKYIRPKPLLIFSVIILGIISWKRWGVHPTEIN from the exons ATGGCTG ACACGCTGAGGATTGTCCTGCTGGGGAAAACTGGATGTGGGAAGAGCAGCCTGGCCAACACCATCTTGGGGAAGGACGTCTTCGAAGTCAAGAACTTCACCAGCTCAGCGGTCACTCACTGCCAGTCAGAGACCCAACGAGTCCACGGCAGGAGCCTCACTGTGGTCGACACGCCCGGCTTCTTTCACTCTGGACTGTCTGAGAAGGAGCAGAAGCGTGAGATAAAGAGGTGTACCTCAGCGTGCGCTCCTGGGCCCCATGCCTTTCTCATCGTGCTCAAAGTGGAGAAATTCACAGAGCAGGAGAGACAGGTCGTCAGAATCGTACAGGAATGTTTCTCTGCGGAGGCCTTTAAGTATTCCGCTGTTGTTTTCACACATGGCGACCAGTTGGCGGAAGGCACGAAGATAGAGGAGTTTATTAGAAAGAACCAGCAGCTGAAAGATCTGGTGGACAAGTGTGGAGGGAGATGCCACGTCGTGGATAACAAatactggaaaaacaaacaggacgaggtcagaaacaaccagttcCAGGTGGAGCAGCTGCTCAACGCCGTCGGGAAAATGGTGACAGAAAACCATGGCGGCTGGTACAGCACAAAAATGCTGCAAGACTGGCAGAAACAGAACCAGCAACCCGTAGTCCACCGTTTACTTCAGACTGTAATCAAATATATAAGACCGAAGCCTTTGTTAATTTTCAGTGTGATCATTTTAGGTATAATTTCATGGAAAAGATGGGGAGTACATCCTACAGAAATCAATTAG
- the LOC114157126 gene encoding E3 ubiquitin-protein ligase TRIM39-like: protein MLPEKQLQCSICQQVLTDPVTTPCGHNFCRVCIGQLWDSSDVCQCPACSKTFAFRPEISINTAFKELADALRQMIVYSSASPVSAAKPGEVVCDVCAATSLQVRAHKSCLVCLTSYCEAHLEPHRTVATLKLHKLMEPVANLQDRMCKKHERLLEMFCRTEQMCVCQFCTETEHKDHQPVTMEDESKERKVHMQQTQADFQQMIQERQKKIEEIKTCLKLSALSAEKERKASDSLFASLINSTKERRAEADAEIEERQRAEEKRAEELIGDLQQEIAELQRRNTELNELENTDDHLQLLQRLPSLVSPPPTNREWTETRIYPELCVGTVRRALSRLDNTVRKDLDVLKKEEMRRMQKYAVDVVLDPDTAHPNIVLSSDGKQAGRGELLHLVPDISQRFDPVICVLSKKGFQSGRFYFQVAVGKKTFWDLGVVKESVNRKGMITSTPDNGYWTVRLRNASEYRALDSPSILLQLHKSPKTIGVFTDYEEGTVSFFDVDDRSHIYTFTGCLFSERIFPFFSPGVFDDGKNTEPLIITAVSQET, encoded by the exons ATGCTCCCAGAGAAACAGCTCCAGTGCAGCATCTGCCAGCAGGTGTTGACTGACCCAGTGACCACTCCCTGTGGGCACAACTTCTGCCGAGTCTGCATCGGGCAGCTGTGGGACAGCAGTGACGTCTGCCAGTGCCCCGCCTGCAGCAAGACGTTCGCCTTCAGGCCTGAGATAAGCATCAACACGGCCTTCAAAGAGCTGGCAGACGCTTTAAGGCAGATGATAGTCTACTCGTCAGCTTCACCCGTGTCTGCAGCCAAACCGGGCGAAGTCGTGTGTGACGTGTGCGCCGCCACCTCCCTGCAGGTGAGGGCCCACAAGTCGTGCCTGGTGTGTCTGACGTCGTACTGCGAGGCCCACCTGGAGCCGCACCGGACCGTGGCCACCCTGAAGCTGCACAAGCTGATGGAGCCGGTGGCGAACCTGCAGGACAGGATGTGCAAGAAGCACGAGCGGCTGCTGGAGATGTTCTGCAGGACAGAGCAGATGTGCGTCTGCCAGTTCTGCACCGAGACGGAGCACAAAGACCACCAGCCTGTGACAATGGAGGACGAGAGCAAGGAGAGGAAG GTCCACATGCAGCAAACGCAGGCAGATTTTCAGCAGATGATCCAGGAGCGGCAAAAGAAGATTGAGGAGATAAAAACCTGTCTGAAGCTGAGCGCA TTGAGCGCTGAGAAGGAGAGGAAGGCGAGCGACAGTCTCTTCGCGTCCCTGATCAACTCGACGAAGGAGAGACGAGCCGAAGCTGATGCAGAAATTGAGGAAAGGCAGAGAGCGGAAGAGAAGAGGGCAGAGGAGCTCATCGGTGACCTTCAGCAGGAAATCGCTGAGCTGCAGAGGAGAAACACTGAGCTAAACGAGCTGGAAAACACGGATGACCACCTGCAACTCCTGCAG AGACTGCCCTCGCTTGTGTCACCTCCACCTACCAACAGGGAGTGGACAGAAACTAGGATCTACCCTGAACTTTGCGTTGGAACGGTGAGGAGAGCACTTTCCAGACTGGATAACACTGTGAGGAAAGACCTGGATGTCTTGAAGAAAGAag AGATGAGGAGGATGCAAAAATATGCAG TGGATGTGGTGTTGGACCCAGACACGGCCCATCCAAACATCGTCCTGTCCTCTGACGGAAAGCAGGCGGGCCGAGGCGAGCTGCTGCACCTTGTTCCCGACATTTCCCAACGCTTTGACCCGGTTATCTGCGTTCTGAGCAAGAAAGGCTTCCAGTCTGGGAGGTTCTACTTTCAG GTTGCAGTTGGAAAGAAGACCTTCTGGGACCTGGGTGTGGTCAAAGAGTCCGTCAACAGGAAAGGTATGATCACCTCCACCCCGGACAACGGCTACTGGACGGTGCGTTTAAGGAACGCCAGTGAGTACCGGGCCCTGGACTCCCCCTCCATCCTGCTTCAACTCCATAAGAGTCCCAAGACCATCGGAGTGTTCACAGATTACGAAGAAGGGACGGTTTCGTTCTTTGACGTGGATGACAGATCGCACATCTACACCTTCACCGGGTGTTTGTTCTCGGAGAGGATCTTCCCTTTCTTCAGCCCAGGAGTTTTTGACGACGGGAAAAATACAGAGCCGCTGATTATCACAGCTGTCAGTCAGGAAActtga